A single Verrucomicrobiia bacterium DNA region contains:
- a CDS encoding ABC transporter permease yields MKKELGITLLLLGLCVVTTVLNPKFLSPTNLINTANLIGLYGVFSLGAGLVIITGGVDLSVGSMCALTGVLLTLGVSEWQLAWPIVIVAVLLMAASLGAAHGWLVTKAKLQPFIVTLCGLLIYRGVARYIAGDRTTGFSGAKGIELLRNLAAGRWFRMTTTPEPGVTKEWFPGLPAPFVILIILAVLLWFVLHRSVYGRYLFAVGRNEQAARFSGINTRLVVGSAYVIAAVLTGGSGILIAFYTNSIVPSNHGNFYELYGIAAAVLGGCSLSGGEGSVIGIVIGTALLLVLQNLVNLLGIDSSLNFAVMGAVVLVGVLVDQFFQRRRSRRQVRGE; encoded by the coding sequence ATGAAGAAAGAACTGGGAATCACGCTGCTACTGCTGGGGTTATGCGTCGTCACCACGGTGCTGAACCCGAAATTTTTATCACCAACCAATCTGATCAACACCGCCAATCTCATCGGCCTTTACGGCGTGTTCAGTCTTGGTGCGGGACTGGTAATCATCACGGGCGGTGTGGATTTATCCGTGGGTTCGATGTGCGCGTTGACCGGAGTGTTGCTGACGCTGGGCGTGAGTGAATGGCAACTGGCCTGGCCGATCGTCATCGTGGCCGTACTGTTGATGGCTGCTTCGCTTGGCGCGGCGCACGGCTGGTTGGTCACCAAGGCGAAATTACAACCGTTCATCGTGACGCTCTGCGGTCTGTTAATTTACCGCGGCGTTGCCCGGTATATCGCTGGAGATCGCACGACCGGGTTCTCGGGCGCAAAAGGCATTGAGCTGTTGCGCAACCTGGCGGCGGGCCGGTGGTTTCGTATGACCACTACCCCTGAGCCGGGCGTCACGAAGGAATGGTTTCCGGGATTGCCCGCGCCGTTTGTGATCTTGATCATCCTGGCGGTGCTCCTGTGGTTTGTGCTGCATCGCTCGGTCTATGGCCGTTACCTGTTCGCGGTGGGGCGCAATGAACAAGCCGCGCGTTTTTCAGGCATCAACACCCGACTCGTGGTGGGTAGCGCCTACGTGATTGCCGCCGTGCTGACCGGCGGGTCAGGTATTTTGATTGCGTTTTACACCAACTCGATCGTGCCATCGAATCACGGCAATTTTTACGAGCTATACGGAATCGCGGCCGCCGTGCTGGGCGGTTGCAGTTTGAGCGGCGGCGAGGGTTCGGTTATCGGCATTGTCATTGGCACCGCGTTGCTGCTGGTGTTGCAGAATCTTGTGAACCTGCTGGGCATTGATAGTTCGCTGAATTTCGCGGTGATGGGGGCGGTGGTACTGGTTGGCGTGTTGGTGGATCAATTTTTCCAGCGGCGCCGATCGCGCCGTCAGGTCCGTGGTGAATGA
- a CDS encoding sodium:solute symporter family protein produces the protein MHFNSLNLLDYSILGIYLVFVVGIGFALKRFTRSAEDFFLSGRAIPGWVTGLAFISANLGAQELIGMAASGAEYGIMTSHFYWVGAIPAMVFLGIFMMPMYYGSKAKSVPEYLKMRYDERTRAFNSISFAFMAIFSSGISMHALADLLDALLGWNYYVCLVVTSVIVLAYVLKGGLSSAIYNEVLQFFMIVFGIAPLAYLALKDIGGWEGLVAKLDSGRMHSWAEAGGTNNPLGVPWYGILFGLGFVLSFGYWCTNFAEVQRALAANSMGAARRTPIIGAIPKMLFPAIIILPGMIAYGLTSDAVAGGYSIPLRDGALNYNQVLPSMIFHYFPNGLLGLALTALMASFMSGMAANVTAFNTVWTYDLYQTIGGKKSDAELLSMGKIATVGGIILAMGSALIASKYNNIMSILQLVFGFVNAPLFATFLLGMFTRRSNNTGAFWGLMVGTTSAVVFHGLCFATGNPAGIKGGWLSPIIEFPKEMSQSFWVAIVAFSVTFMVNAVLSLATQRNKSDAELRGLVYSLTEKQRGHEDHWLARPAVLGSIVMVAVIILNLLFW, from the coding sequence ATGCACTTTAATTCACTCAATCTGCTCGATTACTCCATTCTGGGGATTTATCTCGTTTTCGTGGTGGGCATCGGCTTCGCCTTGAAACGCTTCACGCGAAGCGCCGAGGATTTCTTTCTTTCCGGTCGCGCCATTCCGGGTTGGGTGACCGGTCTGGCGTTCATCTCAGCCAACCTGGGCGCGCAGGAACTGATCGGCATGGCGGCTTCGGGTGCGGAATACGGCATCATGACGTCGCACTTTTACTGGGTGGGCGCGATTCCCGCGATGGTGTTTCTCGGCATCTTCATGATGCCGATGTACTACGGCTCGAAGGCGAAGTCCGTGCCCGAATATCTCAAGATGCGTTACGACGAACGGACGCGCGCGTTCAACTCGATTTCCTTCGCGTTCATGGCGATTTTTTCCTCGGGCATTTCCATGCACGCCCTGGCCGATCTGCTCGACGCGCTGTTGGGTTGGAATTATTACGTTTGCCTCGTGGTAACTTCCGTCATCGTGCTGGCCTACGTGCTTAAAGGCGGCTTGAGTTCGGCCATTTACAACGAGGTGCTGCAATTCTTCATGATCGTGTTCGGCATCGCGCCCCTGGCGTATCTGGCGTTGAAAGACATTGGCGGTTGGGAAGGTTTGGTGGCGAAATTGGATTCAGGGCGCATGCACTCGTGGGCCGAAGCCGGCGGCACGAACAATCCGCTTGGCGTGCCCTGGTACGGCATTCTGTTCGGCCTCGGTTTTGTGCTCTCCTTCGGCTACTGGTGTACGAACTTTGCCGAGGTGCAACGCGCGCTGGCGGCCAATTCGATGGGTGCCGCGCGGCGCACGCCGATCATTGGCGCGATCCCGAAAATGTTGTTTCCGGCCATCATCATCCTGCCCGGCATGATTGCGTATGGTTTGACGAGTGACGCCGTTGCCGGCGGTTATTCCATCCCGTTGCGCGATGGCGCGTTGAATTACAATCAAGTGCTGCCTTCGATGATTTTTCACTACTTCCCGAACGGGCTGTTGGGTTTGGCGCTCACGGCGCTGATGGCTTCGTTCATGTCCGGCATGGCCGCCAACGTCACGGCGTTCAACACCGTCTGGACTTATGATCTCTACCAAACCATCGGTGGAAAAAAGAGCGATGCCGAACTGTTGAGCATGGGTAAAATCGCGACGGTGGGCGGCATTATTCTGGCAATGGGTTCGGCGTTGATTGCGTCGAAATACAACAACATCATGTCCATTCTGCAACTGGTATTCGGCTTCGTAAACGCGCCGTTGTTCGCGACATTCCTGCTGGGTATGTTCACCCGACGCTCGAATAACACCGGAGCGTTCTGGGGCTTGATGGTGGGCACCACGTCCGCCGTTGTGTTTCACGGACTCTGCTTCGCCACTGGCAATCCGGCGGGAATCAAGGGCGGCTGGCTCAGTCCGATAATCGAGTTTCCAAAGGAAATGTCGCAAAGCTTCTGGGTGGCCATCGTCGCCTTCTCCGTCACGTTCATGGTCAACGCTGTTTTGTCCCTCGCCACCCAGCGCAATAAGAGCGACGCGGAACTGCGTGGCTTGGTCTATTCGCTCACGGAAAAACAACGCGGCCACGAGGATCACTGGCTGGCGCGGCCCGCCGTGCTGGGATCAATCGTCATGGTGGCGGTGATCATTTTGAACCTTCTATTCTGGTAA
- the serS gene encoding serine--tRNA ligase: protein MLDIRLIREKPDFVRERLVTRGAGDERLIDEILHADEQRRKALAEVESLKAARNRVSKEIGALMAQQKRDAAEAKKAETKDLGDKIAALDAQAKAAEARRDERLLSLPNLPHASVAVGKTAADNPEVRQFGQKREFTFKPRTHVELCEHLKLIDFARATKLSGSGFLLYTHWGAKLERALIQFLLDLHTQEHHYTEISPPFMVGPECLVGVGQFPKFRDQYYGVAEGDKTEALGKLYLIPTAETPIANIHRDELLAESQLPIYYCGYTPCFRGEAGAAGVGTRGMIRVHQFDKVELIKVVKPEDGYAEHEQMLTHAERVLQRLELHYRVVQLCTGDMGFASAKTYDLEVWAPGQGSYLEVSSVSNCEDFQARRMNLRFKSESGENRFPHILNGSGTALARLFVALIETHQQADGSVTIPAPLQTYLGTDVIRCVA from the coding sequence GTGCTGGATATCCGACTGATCCGAGAGAAACCCGATTTTGTCCGCGAACGCCTCGTCACGCGAGGAGCGGGAGACGAACGATTGATTGACGAGATTCTGCACGCGGACGAACAGCGGCGCAAAGCGTTGGCCGAAGTCGAGTCACTCAAGGCCGCGCGGAACCGGGTCTCCAAGGAAATCGGCGCTTTGATGGCGCAGCAAAAGCGTGATGCGGCCGAAGCGAAAAAAGCCGAGACCAAGGATTTGGGCGATAAGATTGCCGCGCTCGATGCGCAAGCCAAAGCGGCCGAGGCGCGGCGCGATGAGCGATTGCTGAGCCTGCCAAACCTGCCGCATGCATCGGTCGCCGTCGGTAAAACGGCGGCGGATAATCCCGAGGTGCGCCAGTTTGGACAAAAGCGCGAATTCACCTTCAAGCCCCGAACGCACGTGGAATTGTGCGAGCACTTGAAGTTGATTGATTTTGCCCGCGCCACCAAGTTGTCCGGCAGCGGCTTTCTGCTTTACACGCATTGGGGCGCGAAACTGGAGCGCGCGCTGATCCAATTTCTGCTCGATCTGCACACGCAAGAGCATCACTACACTGAAATTTCGCCGCCGTTCATGGTCGGCCCGGAATGTCTTGTTGGCGTCGGCCAATTTCCGAAATTTCGCGATCAATACTACGGCGTGGCCGAGGGCGATAAAACCGAGGCGCTGGGCAAGCTTTACCTGATTCCCACCGCGGAAACGCCCATCGCAAACATTCACCGCGATGAACTGCTGGCCGAGAGCCAACTGCCGATCTACTACTGCGGCTACACTCCGTGTTTTCGCGGCGAGGCGGGCGCGGCGGGCGTGGGCACGCGCGGCATGATCCGCGTGCATCAATTTGACAAGGTGGAGCTGATCAAGGTGGTGAAACCGGAAGACGGTTATGCCGAGCACGAGCAAATGCTCACTCACGCCGAGCGCGTGTTGCAACGCCTCGAGCTGCATTACCGTGTGGTGCAGCTTTGCACCGGCGACATGGGGTTTGCCAGCGCCAAGACCTATGACCTCGAGGTTTGGGCGCCAGGGCAGGGGAGCTACCTCGAAGTTTCATCGGTTTCCAACTGCGAGGATTTTCAGGCGCGACGGATGAATTTGCGCTTCAAATCCGAGTCCGGCGAAAACCGCTTTCCGCACATTCTCAATGGCAGCGGCACCGCTCTCGCCCGACTGTTTGTTGCGCTCATCGAAACCCACCAACAAGCGGATGGGAGTGTGACCATCCCCGCGCCGTTGCAAACCTATCTCGGCACGGACGTCATCCGGTGCGTGGCGTGA
- the glgA gene encoding glycogen synthase GlgA, with protein MRILLASSEVHPYSKTGGLGDSVGALGKALARTGHQVVTVTPLHRGIRENFDGLRRVDWRFNLPLGKRQVDAQLLALDVAPRHTVYFIDQPEFFDRAGLYNDGQHDYADNAERFIFFSKCVVHLARYLPFKPEVVHVHDWPVGLVPLLAKTEHEIAPWPDFPRFCLTIHNLAYQGVFPRPAFDLTNLPVKCFNVETTEFYGQLNCLKAGIATADVVTTVSPRYAREITTEPFGAGLDGLLRRRRADLIGILNGVDYDEWNTINNPFLSASYNAADLAGKAICKRALQKRFQLEVDSKLPLFGNVSRLVAQKGVNLMLGALEQAFAAPIPMQFVMLGSGDQKFEMALRDLAARYVGRIGLQFGYDQGLAHQIEAGSDFFLMPSRFEPCGLNQLYSLRYGAIPIVRRTGGLDDTVIDATDNSAQANGIKFDAAESSALLKAIQKAWLLFQDAKLLKRFRLNGMRADFSWEQVVTALEAAYRNDSRLQ; from the coding sequence GTGAGAATTTTACTCGCCAGTTCAGAGGTTCATCCCTACTCGAAAACCGGCGGGCTGGGCGACTCCGTGGGCGCCCTGGGTAAAGCCCTGGCCCGAACGGGCCATCAGGTCGTCACCGTTACGCCATTACATCGCGGCATCCGGGAAAATTTTGACGGCCTCCGCCGGGTGGATTGGCGCTTCAATCTACCGCTGGGCAAGCGCCAGGTGGACGCCCAACTGCTCGCGTTGGACGTTGCTCCACGCCACACCGTTTATTTCATAGACCAACCGGAATTTTTCGATCGGGCGGGACTCTACAATGATGGTCAGCACGATTACGCAGACAACGCCGAACGCTTCATCTTTTTCTCCAAGTGCGTCGTTCATCTGGCGCGCTATTTGCCATTCAAACCGGAAGTCGTCCACGTTCACGATTGGCCGGTCGGCTTGGTGCCGTTGCTGGCCAAAACGGAGCACGAAATCGCACCGTGGCCGGACTTTCCGCGGTTTTGTTTGACGATTCATAATCTGGCCTATCAAGGTGTTTTTCCACGTCCGGCCTTTGATCTTACCAATCTGCCAGTGAAATGTTTCAATGTTGAAACCACCGAGTTTTACGGGCAGCTAAATTGTCTCAAAGCCGGAATTGCCACGGCGGATGTCGTCACCACCGTCAGCCCGCGGTACGCGCGGGAAATCACCACCGAACCGTTCGGCGCGGGACTGGACGGACTGTTGCGCCGCCGTCGGGCTGATCTGATCGGAATTCTTAATGGCGTGGATTACGATGAATGGAATACGATCAACAATCCATTCCTATCCGCTTCCTACAATGCCGCCGATCTGGCCGGCAAGGCGATCTGCAAGCGCGCATTGCAAAAACGGTTTCAATTAGAGGTGGATTCCAAGCTGCCGCTATTTGGCAATGTCAGCCGGTTGGTCGCACAAAAAGGCGTTAATCTCATGCTTGGCGCGTTGGAGCAAGCCTTCGCCGCGCCTATCCCGATGCAGTTTGTCATGCTGGGCAGCGGCGATCAAAAATTCGAAATGGCGTTGCGCGATTTGGCCGCCCGATATGTCGGACGGATTGGCCTCCAATTCGGCTACGATCAGGGCTTGGCCCATCAAATCGAAGCCGGCAGCGATTTCTTCCTCATGCCGTCGCGATTTGAACCTTGCGGATTGAATCAACTTTACAGTCTCCGCTACGGCGCGATTCCGATTGTACGCCGCACCGGAGGATTGGATGACACCGTGATTGATGCCACCGATAATTCAGCGCAAGCCAACGGCATTAAATTCGATGCGGCTGAATCATCGGCCTTGCTCAAAGCCATCCAGAAGGCGTGGCTGCTATTTCAAGACGCTAAATTATTAAAGCGTTTCCGGCTGAACGGAATGAGAGCCGATTTTTCTTGGGAACAGGTGGTGACGGCTTTAGAAGCTGCTTATCGCAATGACTCACGCCTGCAATGA
- the pnp gene encoding polyribonucleotide nucleotidyltransferase, whose translation MPEKITAAVGDKQIIIETGKLAKQADGAVTVQLGETIVVVAAVAATKAKEGQDFFPLTVDYREKAAAAGKFPGGYFKREGRPTEKEILTCRLTDRPIRPLFPKGWYNEVQVQTIVLSADGENDPDILSIIGASAALMVSDIPWAGPLGAVRVGRINGKFIANPTHAEAKESDLDLIYVGNETDVVMFEGAAKEITEADFNAALKFGQECCVPLIAAQKELTAKAGKSKREIKLNIVPDEILQEAKQLAGDRFVPALLTPGKLNREAACNAIKEEVGAKLVEKFGAEKVTPFVVNDAFYYIQKEAVRKLILEKDQRLDGRGFDGIRPISSAVGILPRAHGSAIFARGETQAIALATLGTGDDAQEFDSYTGGENEKKFILHYNFPNFSVGETGRISGPGRREIGHGALAERSIKPMVPMDNYPYTVRITSEIMESNGSTSMATVCSGTLALFDAGVPMIRPVAGISVGICTEYAADKKISKYQLLTDIIGWEDAYCDMDCKIAGTERGITGFQLDLKLKGLPHSIMTEAIEKARVARLAILAEMAKTIAEPRKDISKYAPRITTLKINPEKIGALIGPGGKNIKKLVEESGCEIDIEDDGTVNIFSVSADGMQIAVDHITGMTAEAEIGKIYRGKVVTIKEFGAFVEFLPGKDGLVHISELANFRVKKTEDIVKMGDEIYVKCLGVDEKGRVRLSRKAAMEDRSKEINEASGDGDGQQPPTA comes from the coding sequence ATGCCAGAAAAAATAACCGCCGCAGTCGGCGACAAACAAATCATCATTGAAACCGGCAAGCTCGCGAAGCAAGCCGACGGAGCCGTGACCGTTCAACTCGGCGAAACCATCGTCGTCGTGGCGGCCGTCGCCGCGACCAAAGCCAAAGAAGGCCAGGACTTTTTCCCTTTGACCGTAGATTATCGGGAGAAGGCGGCTGCAGCGGGCAAGTTCCCGGGCGGCTATTTCAAGCGGGAAGGGCGTCCAACTGAAAAGGAAATTTTAACCTGTCGACTGACGGATCGTCCGATTCGTCCCTTGTTCCCCAAAGGCTGGTACAACGAGGTCCAGGTGCAAACCATCGTGCTCAGTGCCGATGGCGAAAACGATCCCGACATTTTGAGTATCATTGGCGCGAGTGCGGCTTTGATGGTCAGCGATATTCCTTGGGCCGGGCCGCTCGGGGCGGTGCGCGTCGGACGCATCAACGGCAAGTTCATCGCCAATCCCACGCACGCCGAAGCGAAGGAGAGCGATCTGGACCTGATTTATGTCGGCAATGAAACCGATGTGGTCATGTTTGAAGGCGCCGCCAAGGAAATTACCGAAGCGGATTTCAATGCGGCGCTGAAGTTCGGTCAGGAATGTTGCGTGCCCTTGATCGCCGCGCAGAAGGAATTAACCGCCAAAGCGGGGAAGTCCAAGCGGGAAATCAAGCTGAACATCGTTCCAGACGAGATTTTGCAGGAAGCCAAACAACTGGCCGGCGACCGTTTTGTCCCGGCGTTGCTGACGCCGGGTAAACTAAATCGCGAGGCGGCCTGCAACGCGATTAAAGAGGAAGTTGGCGCGAAATTGGTGGAGAAGTTCGGTGCGGAAAAAGTCACTCCCTTCGTCGTCAACGACGCGTTTTATTACATCCAAAAGGAAGCGGTTCGAAAACTGATCCTCGAAAAAGATCAGCGTTTGGATGGTCGTGGCTTCGACGGAATCCGTCCGATTTCCAGTGCGGTGGGAATTCTGCCACGCGCTCACGGCTCGGCAATTTTCGCCCGTGGCGAAACGCAAGCGATTGCTCTGGCTACGCTCGGCACCGGTGATGACGCGCAGGAGTTTGATTCTTATACCGGCGGCGAAAACGAGAAAAAATTCATCCTGCATTACAATTTTCCGAATTTTTCCGTGGGCGAAACTGGCCGCATCAGCGGACCGGGGCGCCGCGAGATCGGTCATGGCGCTTTGGCGGAACGCAGCATCAAGCCGATGGTGCCCATGGACAATTATCCCTACACCGTCCGAATCACGAGCGAGATCATGGAATCCAACGGTTCAACCTCCATGGCGACCGTTTGCAGTGGTACGTTGGCGTTATTTGACGCGGGCGTTCCGATGATTCGCCCGGTGGCGGGCATCAGCGTCGGCATTTGCACCGAATACGCCGCCGACAAAAAAATTTCCAAATACCAATTGTTGACCGATATCATCGGCTGGGAAGACGCGTATTGCGATATGGATTGCAAAATCGCCGGAACGGAGCGGGGAATTACCGGATTTCAGCTTGATCTGAAACTAAAAGGTCTCCCGCACTCGATTATGACCGAGGCGATTGAGAAAGCGCGCGTGGCCCGATTGGCAATTTTGGCGGAAATGGCTAAAACCATTGCCGAACCGCGCAAGGACATCAGCAAATACGCGCCTCGCATCACGACGCTGAAGATCAACCCGGAAAAGATCGGGGCGTTGATTGGCCCTGGCGGCAAGAACATCAAGAAGCTCGTGGAAGAGTCCGGGTGCGAAATTGACATCGAAGACGATGGCACGGTGAATATCTTCTCGGTATCCGCCGACGGTATGCAGATCGCCGTGGATCATATCACGGGCATGACTGCCGAAGCGGAGATCGGAAAGATCTACCGCGGCAAAGTGGTCACGATCAAAGAATTTGGCGCCTTCGTTGAATTCCTCCCAGGTAAAGACGGATTGGTCCACATCAGCGAGCTGGCCAACTTCCGCGTCAAGAAGACTGAAGACATCGTCAAAATGGGAGATGAAATTTACGTCAAATGCCTCGGCGTGGATGAGAAAGGTCGGGTTCGACTTTCACGCAAAGCCGCCATGGAAGACCGTAGCAAAGAGATCAACGAAGCGAGCGGTGACGGCGACGGTCAGCAACCTCCGACGGCGTAA
- the rpsO gene encoding 30S ribosomal protein S15 — MEAKTKTIDSFKLHEKDTGSADVQIALLTQRINHLTEHLQTNKKDHSSRRGLLMMVGQRRRLLDYLHDIDLARYQTVTKKLKLRR, encoded by the coding sequence ATGGAAGCCAAAACAAAGACGATTGATTCCTTCAAGTTGCACGAGAAGGATACCGGTTCAGCGGACGTACAAATTGCGCTGCTGACGCAGCGGATCAATCATTTAACGGAACACCTGCAAACCAATAAGAAGGACCACAGTTCCCGCCGCGGTTTGTTGATGATGGTCGGCCAACGCCGTCGGTTGTTGGATTATTTGCATGACATTGACTTGGCGCGTTATCAAACCGTGACCAAGAAATTGAAATTGCGTCGCTGA
- a CDS encoding AAA family ATPase: MNLPTGKAIPSGALGTESPQRDLEAIIRSRTALIAVESNEEPQIVAMIRQIARRLQLKAFRWTITEGLQAFEPSDQPMQSVIKPPEIFNFARTDGQRSLFVLLDFHPFLEDTMLVRHLKDVALSYPKHFSTMVLVGCALKIPEELRPFTGQFHLPLPTLDELRAIVYEVAADWGAEHGRREVQTTSKALEALVRNLAGLTATDARRLVRKAIDDNGAITESDLPEVMRAKYELLGRDSPLSFEYETAQFSEIGGMSRLRQWLDVRKIFFVDGPRAHLDPPRGVLLLGVQGCGKSLAAKAAAGIFGMPLLRLDFGILYNKYYGETERNLRKALETAEVMSPCVLWMDEIEKGLAVGDEDDGLARRILGTLLTWMAERRKPVFLVATANDITRLPPEMVRKGRFDEIFFVDLPAPMVRRDILTIHLKKRALNPSQFDLAALAEATSGFSGSEIEQAIVSAMYTAHAQSRSLSQADLLAEVQQTRPLSVVMAEKVTGLREWASERTVPCD, encoded by the coding sequence ATGAATTTGCCGACGGGTAAAGCGATCCCGAGCGGCGCGCTGGGAACAGAAAGTCCGCAGCGCGACCTTGAGGCCATCATTCGTTCGCGCACGGCGTTGATCGCGGTGGAGAGCAACGAAGAGCCGCAAATCGTCGCAATGATTCGGCAAATTGCCCGCCGCCTCCAACTCAAGGCGTTTCGCTGGACAATCACCGAGGGGCTGCAAGCGTTTGAACCTTCCGATCAGCCCATGCAGTCCGTGATCAAACCGCCGGAGATTTTCAACTTCGCACGCACGGATGGACAGCGCTCACTCTTCGTGCTGCTGGATTTTCATCCGTTTTTGGAAGACACCATGCTGGTGCGGCATCTCAAGGATGTGGCGCTGAGTTACCCTAAACATTTTTCCACGATGGTGCTCGTTGGTTGCGCGCTTAAAATTCCCGAAGAACTGCGCCCGTTCACCGGCCAGTTCCATCTACCCCTGCCAACGCTCGATGAATTGCGCGCCATTGTGTACGAAGTGGCGGCGGATTGGGGCGCGGAGCACGGGCGTCGCGAAGTGCAGACCACCAGTAAGGCGCTTGAAGCGCTCGTTCGTAATCTGGCCGGTCTGACCGCGACCGATGCGCGGCGTTTGGTGCGGAAAGCCATTGACGACAATGGGGCAATTACGGAATCGGATCTGCCCGAGGTGATGCGGGCCAAATACGAGTTGCTCGGACGAGACTCGCCGCTGTCCTTTGAATACGAGACGGCACAATTTTCGGAAATCGGCGGGATGAGTCGCCTGCGGCAATGGCTCGACGTGCGAAAAATCTTTTTTGTGGACGGCCCACGCGCGCATTTGGATCCGCCACGCGGGGTTTTGCTGTTGGGCGTGCAGGGTTGCGGGAAGAGCCTTGCCGCCAAAGCGGCGGCGGGCATTTTCGGGATGCCGTTGCTGCGATTGGATTTCGGCATTCTGTACAACAAGTATTACGGCGAAACGGAACGCAACCTACGCAAAGCGCTCGAGACGGCCGAAGTCATGTCGCCTTGCGTCTTGTGGATGGATGAAATCGAAAAGGGACTGGCGGTTGGAGATGAGGATGACGGTCTGGCGCGGCGCATCCTGGGTACGCTGCTGACCTGGATGGCCGAACGCCGCAAACCTGTTTTTCTGGTGGCGACGGCGAACGACATCACCCGGTTGCCACCGGAAATGGTGCGCAAGGGACGTTTCGACGAAATTTTCTTTGTTGATTTACCTGCGCCAATGGTGCGACGAGACATTTTAACCATCCATCTGAAAAAACGGGCTTTGAATCCAAGCCAGTTTGATTTGGCGGCACTGGCGGAGGCGACCAGCGGATTTTCCGGATCAGAAATTGAGCAGGCCATTGTGTCGGCGATGTACACGGCGCACGCGCAAAGCCGCTCATTGAGTCAGGCCGACTTGCTGGCTGAGGTTCAACAAACCAGGCCGCTTTCGGTCGTGATGGCTGAAAAAGTGACGGGACTTCGCGAATGGGCCAGTGAACGAACCGTGCCGTGTGATTAG